From the genome of Nicotiana tabacum cultivar K326 chromosome 17, ASM71507v2, whole genome shotgun sequence:
TTGCTGTTTATGCTACAGTCAAGTATGTTCCGATCTTTATGATTTCAATCACAGTATTATTAATGCTCTCTGTTTTTATCAATTTTCAGGGGAATATTTTTGAATCTACGTGCAAGGTCGATGGTTTTAAAAAAGGCTTGAAATCCTCAGAGTTGATATATGAACATGGCAACATCTCTTAGTGTAGTTCAAAGATATTGAAAATGGTTGCTTATTTTGTTCTGATCttcacttttttctttctttctattctTTTTAAAAGCAAGACATCTTCATTAAACAAAATGGCTTGTTTGTGATAGAGCAAGTGCATACTCAGAATGTTTCTCACATGGCAATGTGAAAAGTTGTCAGTTGTAACGCACTTCAAATGTGACTCAAGAAAGCAAAGATTGTGGCAAAAGATTACAGTATAATACGTTTCACAATTTAACATTATTTATGTAGCCATACTATCTTGGCTTTGAGGTAGAACTTTTAATACAGGTAGTAAAAGGGTCCACACGCAAGTAGTAGCGCTCAGAACTGAACACGTGGTATACAACTTTCAAGAAAGTAAAAGCTGATCAGCTTTAGGATTTCAACAGTGGCTGGCTATATGAACGTAAAAGGCATTAATCTTAATTTGAAACTTTTTTCATctttgaaataataaataaagtccgTCTCCTGAGTTGAAAAATATGTCATATACTCCTTGTTGTCTTCTAAAGCAGGAGTATTTTAGAATTATATGAACTtttacaactacaatatcatatgATTCCAAAAATCTCGGAAAATTGACAGTCCACGTGATTTTTAAAATGATTTATCTTAGAATCAACGTAGAGAATTATAATTTAATAAGCCTTTCAAATGCTATTACTTCTGGCCGATAAATGTAGAGACTGCAATTAATTATTCATGAAACTAATTCAGTATGGCTAATTGGTGTTAATTGTGTAAATACTCACGCACTCAATCTAGTTTCTTTCGAATTtcttacaaaatatttttttttttaattttggtatCCCGTAAAATTCTTCTCATCAATCTGCGACGCAGATCGAGCTAATAATTTGATCATGCAaactgaaaaaagagaaaaagaaaaagaaaactagaTATGTTTTTTTTATAACAGTTTGGATCTTGTTTTCCGAGAACCGGTGTCTAATGTATGTGTTTTAATTATattatagaaaaattaacccaaatagtcgtCTATCCAattgcttaaactaaaaatagccgatggatgtataatatatgcataatttatatattatatatgtataattatgtatattcaatgtgtaatctatgtatatggctagaaaagtaaacaataaatatggccgGAATATAAACGAAAAAATAATCGTACATTTTTTCATTATTTCTTGCTTGTAATTGACTGGTTAATGACGTAAATCCACTTATAAATTTATACAAAATAATCATTTTTACTTTCAAGAAATGTGGTTAACTCTTAATTAAATTCAATAATTGAAAGAATGTAATTTAAGCAAGTAGTATCATACATGAGATATATAATTGAAACACAGGATTTGAGTTGTTAGGGTCGTTAGTATAGTTTTGGCTGTTTCAAATTTCAAACAATCAAACCCCGTAAAAATTTTCCTTATAAGGAAAGTCAATACGAGTAGacgacaagaaaaaaaaaaggtcaatAAGAGTAAGTGCAATCAGGCAAAAGGCTAAGCCAAAATAAGAATTAGTCTTGGCCATAAGGCAACATAAGAAATTGTCTTTGCCATGTACCCATTCAATTCAAACTTCGAATAACTTACTATTGTTGCCATTCTTTTTTCCAGTCAAATCTTACAtccattttcaattctctctctcactttatatatatataatctctCTCTATATATGTCCAATGTCTTCTTACCATAATCACAATCAATTAGCAggttttctcctcttttttccaATCATAAATCACCATTTAACATCCATTGACGAACAAAAAAATGGCATTAATCCTCCAATCTTCAAGTTTCTTGAGTTCTTGCAGTTCTTCTGTTCCCTCAACATCATCTTGTAGTTGCAGAAGAGGATTGATTAGAGCGAATATTAATATTCCAAATAATCAGACAATTAAAATCTCCCTTCCCAGGTTTCAAAGAAGAGCGAGATTAGTGCAGGAACAAGAGCTGATTAGTGGAATTTCAACCATAAGCACCAACAACCCAATTGAGAAACAATTTAGCCCATCAAGAATTGGTCCTGATCCGCTGGTTATCAAGAAGCTTTACGCAATCAAGGAGGCAGTTGCAGATAGAGTAGAAATGCATAGGAATATTGGGGAACAGAGAAGCCAGTGGAACAATATGCTTTTGACATCCATTAACGGGATAACTTTAGCTGCTGCTACAATGACTGGAATTGCAGTCAGCAGTAGTGATCCTGTTTTGGGACTGAAGATGTCTTCTACTTTCTTGTATTTGGCTGCCACAGGCATGTTGGTGATCATGAACAAGATCCAACCATCCCAGCTCGCTGAAGAACAAAGAAACGCGACAAGGCTGTTTCAAGATCTGTATAACCAAATCGAAACAACTTTATCAATTGGTCATCCTTCCGCTATTGATGTGAAAAAGGCTATGGACAGAGTATTGGCTCTTGACAAAGCCTACCCACTCCCTCTTCTTGGCGTAATGCTTGAAAAATTTCCTACTCGTATTGAACCTGCTGTTTGGTGGCCTCAACAACGTCGAAGACAGCCCAAAAGAGTCAGTGACGACGATAAGTATAATGGCTGGAACGGGAAATTGGAGgaggaaatgaaagaaataatggGAGTATTGGGCAGAAAAGACCAAGAAGAATATATTAGGCTGGGGAAAAAGGCCTTGAAATTGAACAAGTTTTTAGCCATCTCTGGTCCTTTACTCACAGGCTTAGCAGCGATTGGCTCCGCATTTGCAGATTCTTCTCCTTCTCATGGATCTTGGGCAGCTATGCTTGGAATTGTTGGTGGCGCTTTGGCAAGTGTAGTTAACACAGTAGAGCATGGTGGACAAGTTGGAATGGTATTCGAAATGTATCGAAGTAACGCTAGTTTCTTCAGGTATATGCAAGAATCTATTGACTCCAACTTGACAGAAACAGACATGGAGAGAAGAGAAAATGGTGAAGTGTTTGAAATGAAGATGGCTTTGAAGTTAGGTAGGAGCTTATCTGACCTAAGAGATCttgctgctgctgcttcatcGAAGGGAGAGCAAATTGAGTTCGGAAGCAAGCTCTTCTAAAATTCTGACAATTCATAGTGTAATGCATAGACAAAATCAAGTACATATCATTGTCTATAATTAAGAGTAGGGCTAACTCATTCTTTCAGATTCAAATGTTGCTTAATTATATTGCTTATAACAGTTTCTCAGGCCATCTTGCTAGCTGCAAATGGCTtgatttgttcttttttcttcatTCTACGAGGAATAAATATTCATCTCAGTAGTTCAGTTCGTTCCTTGACTTCAACCGTTATGCTTTGACAAATTCACTTAACCATGGCTACCCGGCGAATTCAGAAAATTCAATAAGGATGTTCAAAATTCTTTGCTAGTGGGCTATGCaagggtgttcaaagtctattttttatcaataacaagtaatatcTTACCCTATACACAGTAATCAGTATAATTTTTCGCGCAAGGGTGTTCAGTTGACCACTCTTGGACACACATAGCTTCGCCCCTGGCCCGCACACATATGTATCGATAGGAACAGTTTAGTACTATGCCGTGCCATGTTATCTTAAAACGCGCAAGTGAACTAAATTAGAAAACAACATGGGATTGTGTTATCTGTTGGATCGAGCTGAGATTTGGTCTGGAGTTCCTAAGATCCAGTTCTTCACTGGAGATTGTGTTTGGAAATCTGTATCAATCTGCAACGTTGGAGCGGTGTAAACACTGTAAAAGCTCTTTCTCTCTATCTATTAGAACGTTTGGTTACATCAGAATATATGTACAAGGAAAATCTTGTAGAGCAAGTCTCCTAAGTCTACAAGGAAACTCTTGGAGATCAAGTCTCCTAATTCTACAGAAATATCAATTCTATACATGGAATCCTTAGCAATATCAATTACCCTTTACACTCCCCCTTAAGTTGAGCTGG
Proteins encoded in this window:
- the LOC107777936 gene encoding putative F-box protein At4g22030; protein product: MALILQSSSFLSSCSSSVPSTSSCSCRRGLIRANINIPNNQTIKISLPRFQRRARLVQEQELISGISTISTNNPIEKQFSPSRIGPDPLVIKKLYAIKEAVADRVEMHRNIGEQRSQWNNMLLTSINGITLAAATMTGIAVSSSDPVLGLKMSSTFLYLAATGMLVIMNKIQPSQLAEEQRNATRLFQDLYNQIETTLSIGHPSAIDVKKAMDRVLALDKAYPLPLLGVMLEKFPTRIEPAVWWPQQRRRQPKRVSDDDKYNGWNGKLEEEMKEIMGVLGRKDQEEYIRLGKKALKLNKFLAISGPLLTGLAAIGSAFADSSPSHGSWAAMLGIVGGALASVVNTVEHGGQVGMVFEMYRSNASFFRYMQESIDSNLTETDMERRENGEVFEMKMALKLGRSLSDLRDLAAAASSKGEQIEFGSKLF